The proteins below come from a single Stomoxys calcitrans chromosome 1, idStoCalc2.1, whole genome shotgun sequence genomic window:
- the LOC106084735 gene encoding uncharacterized protein LOC106084735 codes for MAKYQFAIALLLVALAIISCEAQKTRPRPVRLIQRNRQLARQEVDIPVTPYPSADELKPDIPFEETAPTDDVPVVEEVAPEASEPVPDEVYGPPDTPVLYNSPDEVYGPPELDANALPAEVVLARQKQRQARLVQARRQAAYRQAKLAKLRATKKRNV; via the coding sequence ATGGCCAAGTACCAATTTGCTATTGCCTTGCTGCTCGTCGCTTTGGCCATCATCAGCTGTGAGGCGCAAAAGACCAGACCTCGTCCAGTGCGCCTCATTCAACGCAATCGCCAATTGGCCCGCCAAGAAGTCGATATACCGGTCACACCCTATCCCTCTGCAGATGAACTAAAGCCCGACATTCCCTTTGAAGAAACTGCACCCACAGACGATGTGCCAGTGGTAGAGGAAGTGGCCCCTGAGGCAAGTGAACCGGTTCCCGATGAGGTCTATGGTCCCCCCGATACCCCTGTGCTCTACAATTCGCCTGATGAGGTATATGGCCCTCCAGAACTTGATGCCAATGCCTTGCCAGCCGAGGTAGTTTTGGCCCGCCAAAAACAACGTCAAGCCCGTTTGGTGCAGGCCCGTCGTCAGGCCGCCTACCGCCAAGCTAAATTGGCCAAATTGCGTGCCACCAAGAAGCGCAATGTCTAG